A genomic region of Pseudopipra pipra isolate bDixPip1 chromosome W, bDixPip1.hap1, whole genome shotgun sequence contains the following coding sequences:
- the LOC135404626 gene encoding olfactory receptor 14J1-like, with product MSNRSSLTQFLLLAFADRRELQLLHFWLFLAISLAALLANGLILSAVACDHHLHTPMGFFLLNLSLTDLGCICTTVPKAMHNSLWDTTTISYMGCAAQLFFFVFFISSEYFLLTIMCYDRYVAICKPLHYGTLLGSRACAHMAAAAWATGFLNALLHTASTFSLPLCQGNALGQFFCEIPAILKLSCSHSGHLREIGLLVLSAFLVFCFFIFIVFSYVQIFRAVLRIPSQQGRHKAFSTCLPHLAVVSIFVSTAIFSQLKPPSISSPSLDLVVSVLYSVVPPALNPLIYSLRNQELKDAIRKMMTGCFSAAITCLFSSAEHSLFNPFLALSAF from the coding sequence atgtccaacaggagctccctcacccagttcctcctcctggcatttgcagacaggcgggagctgcagctcctgcacttctggctcttcctggccatctccctggctgccctcctggccaacggcctcatcctcagcgccgtagcctgtgaccaccacctgcacacccccatgggcttcttcctgctcaacctctccctcacagacctgggctgcatctgcaccactgtccccaaagccatgcacaattccctctgggacaccacaaccatctcctacatgggatgtgctgctcagctctttttctttgtcttcttcatctcatcagagtatttcctcctcaccatcatgtgctacgaccgctacgttgccatctgcaaacccctgcactacgggaccctcctgggcagcagagcttgtgcccacatggcagcagctgcctgggccactgggtttctcaatgctctgctgcacacagccagtacattttccctgcccctgtgccagggcaatgccctgggccagttcttctgtgaaatccctgccatcctcaagctctcctgctcacactcaggccACCTTAGGGAAATTGGGCTTCTTGTGCTTAGTGCCTTTTTAGtattctgttttttcattttcattgtgttctcctatgtgcagatcttcagggctgtgctgaggatcccctctcagcaaggacggcacaaagccttttccacgtgcctccctcatTTGGCTGTGGTCTCAATCTTTGTCAGCACTGCTATTTTTTCTCAGCTGAAGCCCCCCTCTATCTCttcaccatccctggatctggtggtgtcagttctgtactcggtggtgcctccagcactgaaccccctcatctacagcctcaggaatcaggagctcaaggatgccataaggaaaatgatgactggatgcttttcagcagcaataacctgccttttttcttctgcagaacactcattGTTTAACCCTTTTCTGGCCCTGTctgccttctaa
- the LOC135404627 gene encoding olfactory receptor 14J1-like, which translates to MPNSSSMPQFLLLAFADRRELQLLHFWLFLAISLAALLANGLILSAVACYHHLHTPRYFLLLNLSLTDLGCICTTVPKAMHNSLWDTTTISYKGCAAQLFFFVFFMSAEFFLLTIMCYDRYVAICKPLHYGTLLGSRACAHMAAAAWATGFLYSLLHTANTFSLPLCQGNALGQFFCELPHILKLSCSHSGYLREIGLLWFTISLGLGCFVSIVFSYVQIFRAVLRIPSQQGRHKAFSTCLPHLAVVSIVVSTATFANMKPSSISSPSIDLMVSVLYSVVPPALNPLIYSLRNQELKDAIRTMMTGCFFFKKQ; encoded by the coding sequence atgcccaacagcagctccatgccacagttcctcctcctggcattcgcagacaggcgggagctgcagctcctgcacttctggctcttcctggccatctccctggctgccctcctggccaacggcctcatcctcagcgccgtagcctgttaccaccacctgcacacccccaggtacttcctcctgctcaacctctccctcacagacctgggctgcatctgcaccactgtccccaaagccatgcacaattccctctgggacaccacaaccatctcctacaagggatgtgctgcacagctctttttctttgtcttcttcatgtcagcagagtttttcctcctcaccatcatgtgctacgaccgctacgttgccatctgcaaacccctgcactacgggaccctcctgggcagcagagcttgtgcccacatggcagcagctgcctgggccactgggtttctctattctctgctgcacacagccaatacattttccctgcccctgtgccagggcaatgccctgggccagttcttctgtgaactcccacacatcctaaagctctcctgctcacactcaggctacctcagggaaattgggcttctCTGGTTTACTATCTCTTTAGGACTTGGCTGTTTTGTTTccattgtgttctcctatgtgcagatcttcagggctgtgctgaggatcccctctcagcagggacggcacaaagccttttccacgtgcctccctcacctggccgtggtctccaTTGttgtcagcactgccacattTGCCAACATGAAGccctcctccatctcctccccatccatAGACCTGatggtgtcagttctgtactcggtggtgcctccagcactgaaccccctcatctacagcctcaggaaccaggaactcaaggatgccataaggacaatgatgactggatgttttttttttaagaagcaataa
- the LOC135405536 gene encoding zinc finger protein 134-like gives MCLECGKSFRRSFNLIRHQHIHTGERPYTCGECGKSFRSNSNLIQHQRIHTGERPYTCGKCGKSFSRSSNLRTHQLIHTGERPYSCRECGKSFNQNSLLRSHQRIHTGELPYTCGECGKSFRQRFSLIQHQRIHTGERPYKCGDCGKSFRHRSNLHTHQHIHTSEQPYKCLECGKRFQTSKNLLVHEQTHTDERPFRCTDCGKGFNQNSNLVTHRRIHTGERPYKCGECGKSFIRSCHLTRHQRTHR, from the coding sequence atgtgcttggaatgtgggaagagcttcagaaGGAGCTTCAACCTGAtcagacaccagcacatccacactggggaacgtccctacacatgtggggaatgtgggaagagcttcaggagcaactccaacctgatccaacaccagcgcatccacactggggaacggccctacacatgtgggaaatgtgggaagagcttcagccggagctccaacctccgcacccaccagctcatccacactggggaacggccttATTcttgtagggaatgtgggaagagcttcaaccaaAACTCCCTGCTCCGTtcccaccagcgcatccacaccggggaactgccctacacgtgtggggaatgtgggaagagcttcaggcagagattcagcctgatccaacaccagcgtatccacactggggaacggccctacaagtgtggggattgtgggaagagcttcaggcatCGATCCAACCTccacacccaccagcacatccacaccagTGAAcagccctacaagtgcttggaatgtgggaaaaggTTTCAGACCAGCAAGAATCTCCTTGtgcatgagcagacacacacggatgagaggcccttccgctgcaccgactgtgggaagggcttcaaccagaactccaaccttgtcacccaccggcgcatccacaccggggagaggccctacaagtgtggggagtgtgggaagagctttatcCGGAGCTGTCacttgaccagacaccaacggacccaccgaTAA